Sequence from the Mytilus galloprovincialis chromosome 13, xbMytGall1.hap1.1, whole genome shotgun sequence genome:
TACACAGGTTCAAGATGTCAGACAGGTAAATATTATGCAAGCTTCTTTACGTACGGGGAGGATGTAATTTACTGCTATTTTCAACGATTTAAAGTTCGAGTTCTACTTAAAAGcgtatttattttgtcattttatgtggaaacataaaatatactttATAATAATTGCATTAAGTTGCTCTTTTTGTGTTCATATTTGTTGAAACAGctataaaatagtaaaatcacaaaatactaaactcgaggaaaactcaaaacggaaagtcctaatAAAATTACAACATCAAAAAGCTtgaacacatcaaactaatggacaacaactgctatattcctgacttggtacagtcattttcttatcTAGTAAATAGTTGATTAAACCcggttatataaaaaaaagtaaaaacacaaaaatcctgaactccgagtaaaattcaaaaaggaaaatccaaaatcaaaaggcaaaatcaaaagtccaaacacatcaaacgaatggataacaactgtcatattcctgacttggtacaggcatatgaCTGTCCAAACCTCTCACCTGTTTGACAGTCGCACAATAGTTCATCATATTGACAAAGTTTGTTTAATGCTTATAAGTGTATTTATTTTTGCATTTCATGTGTGAACATTATGTTGACTTTATACCAGTATGCATTATTTTGCTCTTGGTTATCGTCTGTTGAAACTGCTATAAAACGGATCTTTTAGCATATATTCCCCAACGTAGAAACGCTTTTAACAAATAAGAACTTATATATAAAAGGTGAAATaacataaataccaaattaaatcaaaacaaaaagttccttatcaaatggcaaaatcaaaagctcgaaaACATCAAtgaaatggaaaacaactgccatattcttgattAATTGCTACAGCCATTTCTGTAttaagaaaatggtggattttatAGTGATATAAGCCTCTCACTGGTATGACAGCAGTAGCACATATATTAGcacttttaacatatattttgtattttatttctctATGCAGCAATTAATCGTAAGTATGAGATATATAGTTCttatacatttcaatattaatctaagtgattgaaaaaaaaatcgatgtATCATTATCAGATTGACACTATAAGAATGTGGAGGACGTcctttaaaagaggggcgaaatataccagatgGACATTCGAacttattgataaaaaataaactgacaacgcaatgtctaaaaaagacaaagacaaacagaaacaCAGAAAAACAGttatacacaagacacaacatagaaaactaaagactaagcaacaccaacCTCACCACAAActgggggttatctcaggtgcccCACAAGGGTAAGCAGATTATGTTCCTTTAACTAGTTTTTATTTTGGTAAtcaacaaaggcaacagtagtatacttctgttccaaactcataaatctatggacaaaaaacaaaatcggggtaacaaacttaaactgagggaaacgcattaaatattagaggagaacaacgacacaacattcaaatgtaacacacacagcaacggactaaggtttagacaaaatccgatgagaataaccaatataacatcaaaaccaaatacatgaatttgggatagaaaagtacagtgacacgtcttatagtaatgtgaattcacacttaaatataggagaaaacaaacgacacaacggaaacacaacgtaaaaatgttacacacacagaaacgaactatgatatacatgtaacaatggccattttcctgacatggtacaggacatttttaaagaaaaaaatggtgggttgaacctggttttgtggcatgccaaacctcgcactttgatggcattgtttaatataacattaaaatgacaacataataatacaggactacaatgcaaataaataggaaaacgtattaggcaaagaaacacatgaataatagataacaaaaggcatcaggtttaaaattcaatacgtcaaaaacgcgcctcttccacacaagacttaccagtgacgcccagatataaaagttcgaaagtcaaaaaagggtacaaagttgtacagctctgaggatcaaaagttgaaaaaggttgtgccaaatacggctagggtttacAATACTTCTTATATTCGTAAACGAATTTCGCCTCCAAATTGTTTTGAATCAAGGGTTTATGATTGTTTTTAATGAAGAAGAGTATGGCGTCATAAATCATAAGTCTGATATCTTTGAagatgttcttcaatgtttgacagaaaaaaatagaaagcCCCAGATATATCTATAAagacaaaactttgaaatatacATTAGCAGTGTAAGTTAACGATGTTGTAATctcataaataaatttaaaacatacaatacaaCATAAATGAACATGAGAGTGTCGGATTTACTCCACAAAATGTATAACGTCTTTgttgaaagtaaatattttttttaccaaatctaCATAGTGTATCCGCATCAGTTTCGTTGCTTATATTTCATTTCGAACAAATATCCGTAGTTAAACCCAAAAATAACTACAAGTGCTGGAAAACCCTTAACTTACcattactttatttatatattctcAGACTGCAGTCCAGATCCCTGTAATGGACACGGTGCTTGTCAGAATAGTAATACGGGATATACATGTAAATGCAATCAGGGTTATAGAGGTTTACAATGTCAAACAGGTACATTAATAGTTAAATAAAAAACTGGTTTTCTGTCAATAAATTGTGAGGGTTATATCCTAGAAAGATGTGAAATTACTTGCTTACTTTAAAACCATTACGGTATTTATTTGCGTATTATATAAGAGATTTTCAAGAAAAGTTCAAACATAAGAAtcacagatcatttattgaaaaaagaaatttataaaaaattatgttGCTGATACATCGCGCAAAGTTGTCATtcgaaatgcttacccttccggagcacttgattTCACTCTctgtttttagtggagttcgtgttgtttcttttttattatttataactgttgatgtaaatttcctttagttttgattgttattgtctgtaAACCCTCAGTTTTACTTCGTTACCCAGATTTATATTTATTACTATTGCCTTCATTTGTATTCCCTTTAAGTGAAATGCAACGATTCTACGCTTTTGGTCTGTGTTACTCTTCATCATAATATTCTATTAAAATGAGCAGTTTTTTTAGTACAATACTTTAATTTTTTCAGTTATTAATCGTAAGTATAACATAACTTTGAAGTTTAGTTCAGTTTTAATCAAATATACTATTATCAGTTATTATATTATTactgtattgaaaaaaataactcttagttatttttttttattcactcGATATCGATTATGAAgattctttttattgttttaatttttcaaaactaTTATGTGTTTAATTCAAAATGCAAAAATATGTTGAATTGCAAAACTTTTTAATGACCATTATTTTGAATCTCCATTACACAAATATCATTTGCCTTTGTTTTATAAGTTCATCATATTTTTAATAAGAGttggattttcaaataatttggcatccagcttcactgaagagacatctATCGTCGAATTGAGCATCTGTGGAAAACAATGGTAACTTTATTCTTACTACCtcatcaattttgttttaaaatattactttttttactctgagtacagattGTACACAAAATCCGTGTTCTGGACGTGGAATATGTCATAACAGTCTGACTGGtttcacatgtacatgtaatgcaGCATATACGGGTTCCAGATGTCAAACAGGTAAGAACTGTATGTTGgtatcttttataaatgtttttatgatGTCTGCAATAGATTTGGATGTTTACTTTAGTATCACgctcttttttattttgatatattttaatttatagtCTTGCGTACTCAATTATCAGCCTGGTTACTTTGATGAGAATTGTTCAAACACAGATAGAATGCTACTGCTGGCGGACGTTTCGTCTGATGTGTTCATTTTCtctaattttacttttaatatcaGTCAGTTGAATTATTCGAAAGAGGTATAATTTTATACACTCAGACATGAATGTGTTAGCATTAACACTATATGCTCTAGGTATTGTTCAGTTATcctcaacttcgtattttatttgaaatgtcaACTGTTCTGATTCTAGCGCCACTATCGAGATCGCTCGTCTGTTGTGATATGTTATAAGTCGGGTGTATTTAATAGGTTTTCACTTGATAGACACCACCTCAataaaatcgcgaaattttaaaCTAAAGATATACCATTAGAGATATTGTCATAAACCAAGAGAACCTAATGTTATTATGTTATTTTCAGTTATAACTACTACaactacaacaacaacaacaactgcCACACCAAGCCAGACACAGCCATCTAGCTGCATGGATGACCCACGTGTCAAGTGTTCTGCTTCTATTTGCAGTGTGGGTGCTTTGAAAACCTACTGTCCTATGACATGTAAAGTGTGTAGTAAGTCAAAACATATTAACTATATTACTAACAAAAagcatatttcaatgaaaataaaggttcgtaataaaaaaaaaaacatatttgaacaAATGAAAgactagaaaaaaaaactacttcgtttttatatttatcaaaagtacTATACTGTGATATTGATATCAATTTTGGTgaacaatgaaaataataaaattataagagTAATACACATGTATGAAGATTATACCAGTCAAAAGCAATTACCATACTATAatgtaagtataaaaaagaagatgtggtatgattgcaaatgagacaactctcatcaAGGTTGACTTTTCATGTAGATTAAAATAAtggtaaatttaaaataaatattatttattatgattaaaaatttaatcggtcaaattttatcacattTTAATCAGTTCAGTCATTTTGTACTCGGAATCATCATAGTTCGATATAATGATATTTGCAACGTTGATTAATCTTTCTTTCTGTTGTAGCGCCATGTTCTGATAGTAAGCTAGTAAATTGTAAAATCACAGCTGTTTGTAATGACACAACGTTGAAGAACTATTGTAAAGCAACGTGTGGTCTATGTTCAAGTAAGATAACATTATCCATTTACCtacattattacaaatatatccCCCAAAAACAAATGCATACTCTTTGTAACAGTTAAAATAAAGTTATTACGTGCCACATCTAACGTTGATATCCCCAAATTTAAAACGAGTACTagtacaacaaaacaaataaaactcaACAAAAATAACAGTAATCCCTTATAACATACTAAAATCGAGTATCACATTACTTCAGAATATTTGGCAGTTAAAAAAACCCCAAAACATCTAACTCTACTAATACATATTCgcgtaacataaaaaaaatagcataatCAATCAACAGCCAGGCGCAGTATGTAGACAAAAAGTTTTTTCGTGTGCTCAAATGTCTATCTTCTAAATGTTGTTTAGTATTCATGAAAGGTCAGAGAGTATTTAGATTCGTCAAACCAATGGTCGAAAAAACGTTTTTGTCTAAAAAAGTCAATATACGAAGCTTCTGCTCTGATAATTGAATATGCGGTTTAAATGATgaagtttaatttatttaatacacTTTAATGAAAGGTAAATTGAGAACAACCGTCAAGTTATCATTTCTGGCCAGCAATAAagtttatatatatcatgtatatttttattgacaatatGTTGATATTAACCAAAATATTGTTTTCGCTATTAATCTATATCTGTGATAGGAGGTTTTATTGAATGTTTGTTAGCTATTTACCACATAACATTTATTGTTCATTATTATACGTTATCCGGATTGGCTTTCAACGTTCTGGCGTTACTTTGAAGTTtaccttcatttcaaaatgaaatgtaacatgCCTAACGACACGAGCATTCAAACCAAAGTACAgatgtaaataaaagaaaacaccTTGATAGAAATCGGGCCTTCATTATCCTTCCAAAAGAAATCAATTACATTGCCAAAAGAATCAATTACACTGTAACCCTGTGAACATATTTAGATGCTTCGAAAAAATCTTAGAAAAATGCTAGAAAGTTACCAAAGAGTAGAATAGCTTTATGAATATGATAGCCACTaagaaactaaaatcaattaACAGATATCATATGTAAGTTTTCATATGCAGTGAAAATACCATAAGTCAGCCAATGCAGTATTAAATGATTGTGTCACTTCATTATACAAAAAATTGTTTACCTTACAGGACAAAATTCTTCAACAAAAACAACATCTTGGATTCATATAAAACCAACCCCTACACCAACACGATGGTTACATGTAGGAGGGAAATAACACATAGGATACCAGGGAATCTGTCAAACAAGGATTTTATCTACCTCattagatttaaaattaaattatatataacaaatttaTTGTATTCTTAAAATACTTTCTCAGCATTTATAAAATGAATGTCCAGCAATTGAGTACGTGGGTACCGATCTTTTGCCAGACAAAAACCAGATGCTTAACTCGTCGTCTCTACGTCGGTAAGACAAGCACTATGCTTTCAATATTTACGATATCATTTGCAAACTCACACATTCTTTAATTACTCGCAGGTTGTggctaatacatttttttttaatttgttagagGAATTGCAATGATCAATATAAATCTTGGAATTCTCTAAGCAACTACATGAATATAAGTCCTCTGGTATAACAGGATATTCATGTAcgaaaaattaaaagatgtataGAATGACGAAAATCTGTAAAAAGAATAGCGATGTCAAATGCTTAATATCATTATTAGGGCGTATCAATggattttaattatttgtaaagttacagaattttgaattaattagtaTCCATATCTGATTCACACAATCATTAAAGAAAGTAGTTTTATAGTGTTGTGGATTTCAAAGTATTTCTGTTTTTACCTTACCAATCAAGTTTACATGAAATAATGTATATGATGTGTACAAGATGTACAcgatgtatgtgaagttagcagctggttcgttattcgatattcgatattcaaaatccaaccggctgctagcagtcggttggatattcaaaataagttgaaaatcACCAAAAAAATACCTAATACCATTAAAAgtatggcatggtattggttgcaaaaattcgatatttttcatttaaatgcaatattttatatttaattggtatatttcttcatttaaatgcaatatttttttcatttgaatggtatattttttcatttagatgcaatattttttatttaaatgctaaaatttttcatttaaatgctaaaatttttcatttaaatggtatatttttttcatttagatgcaatattttttattcaaatggtataattttcctttcgaatggtataatttttcattcaaatggtatgatttttcattcaaatggtataattttcattcaaatgaaatattttttattcaattggtataaaaaatcatttgcatgcaatattttttattctattggtataatagttttttttttatttatatgcaataattgcatcatgggaaattctttgacgcctaaaggtcaaatttgcaacaacgtttgtgattggtTGGTATTTATTTGGATTTTCTCCCCTTTCTTTCTAAACCAAGACCAAGAATTGAAAAACGCGTCAGCCTCAGAATATCGCCCATCTAACTAAAATTTGGCGTTAGTGCGAGTTCGTGCACTGGCAATTAATGCCAATAATGGCCAGGCAGAGAGAAAAATGCGAGTGACAAGTGATAATAATTAATTTGACAAACAACTTGTTCATGGATAGAAACAGATGCCTGCGTGCGTTGCAAAAACATCTCCCCGATAAAAACCCTTTCTGAAGAAACTCCCCTACAGTCTTCACattggtaataaaaaaaatatatatacatagctAGTCCAGATACATGTTATCATGACGTTCTTTTGTGCTacatgtgtatttatttttttcttttttttacttttcttgatTCTCAGAGACGTTGTAGGTGGACAAAcatgaaaaagaataaaaaaggaGAGACATAAGCTGTTATACTCCGGAACTTGTTCTTTAATAAAGACAATTCAGGATAAATTGGAACCAGTTGCTAACCCATGTTACAACAATAGTCCTATATCATAGGACTTCACTGTATGAGGCGTGAACTTCATATTTAATACTATCTATAATATGTGCTCTCATGTATTATGCCGCAAATCATCTTACATTTAGGATGCATTGCTGAGCTTTTTTTTACTGTTCTCATCTCCGAATCCCTTAAATAGACTTTTTTCAAGCCCCACAGTAGTTCAATAATTACTATATGTCATTGCTTAAATAAGTATGCAGagcatatttcaaaacatattttatcttcaggacttttaaatgatttacttCTCAATACTGCATTAGGAAAGGAAGGGGGGTATACATGTTTATTTTGTGTtacagtatataatataattataggTATCCAACAAATTATATGATTGTAAGTTTAGCTATTATCTAGAcccgtacaaaatgtatatattaagacAGACATAACAGGGGCGGATGAAAACCTCGGGTGTcttagggggggggggaggttctaatttagatatttgtatagAGATGTATATATGCGAGTATTGGCAGCAATGATTAtggtgtgtgtttgtgtgtgtgtgtaggGAGGGTTTCTGATCAAAGATCGTTTCTATAATTCTATATCTTTTAGTTTGTACCATTTCACTCTATTCTTTATCCTTTGATCTCTAGCTATTATATTTGTCCTAAACATGtgtgacatatttgccactggacataaggcaaccaaaaatcaatcaatttattctgtatatttcatcatttctttATTATGTTATCTATAGGTTTGGTCCCGCCCCttatctattttttttgtttatatatttgataatgccatttttttttggaaaaaaggtAGGGGCAAAgcgtttttaaaaacatattaatgggtcgcgttgtttttttttttttgtttgttcttcggAAGTGAGCCAGAAGAGtctatttctgtttttttgttttggcaTTTGGAAGATCTTCTTGCTCTCATTTACCTCTTCTTTTTTGATAGGTTATTAAGACGGTAGAGGCACATAACAAACATGGCGTCGTTTAGTCtaaatgaaattattaatttatgAATGCAGATATATAAGAATGTGAGCTGTTTATAAACGTTTTTATGGTATGACAGTGGGACGATAAGCtggataaatataaaaactacacggacaataactgttttaaagggacaattatttgatattctaGGGAAGGGTTTTTTGATGATTAGTGTTTAACGCTACTGTCAACACTATTGGGCTATTCCGTGGTGGtcagtttaaatttataaatgaaggatAGGGAAGAGAAGGGAGAGCATTATTACTCATTTCAATCTGTCTCTAATCATGCACATTTTTCAGCTCTTACAAGGCAACCATATTCATATATGAAATCCTTCTGTCCCCCACccgaacaaataaataaatataaaatagctcttatttaacacaagtttaaattgattgattgtatgCTGCTAATTTTAACACCCAgagacaaatatttcatgcttgttcATGAAACACGAGTTTAGAAGTcaggtatataatataaaaacgaagagatGGAATGtgattgcaaataaggcaactatccaccggagttcaaatatgaaggggatgtaagcaattatagataatcgtaaggccttcaacaatgacaaaaacctgATACTGTAAAGTCGTCTATAAAAGGCCCTACATGaaaatgcagtggcggatccagggggggggggttccgggggtgcgcaccccccctttatttttgccgatcaatgcatttgtatcgggacatatgttttgcacccccccggcaccccccccccctttgccctgggttagcaccccccccccccctttcgaaaattcctgcatccgcccctgaaaatgtaaacaattcaaagtaaaaaactaacagcctaattatacataacaaaacaatttacaaaatatcaaatatgagtcgagacatgaaccaacgacaaccactaaacaacaggctcctgaccttggacaggtaaataaagaatatggcagggttgatatagaaacgaagatgtggtatgattgcaaatgagacaactctccacaatagaccaaatgacacggaaatcaacagctataagtcaccgtacggccttcgacaataagCTAAGCAtacatcgcatagtcagctataaaaggcaacaaaatcacaaatgtaaaacaattcaatcgagaaaactagcCACCGAATTAATgtacaaacaaatgaacgaacacaaatatgtataacacagcaacaaacggcaaccactgaattacaggctcctgacttgggacaagcacatacatacagaatgtggcggggttaaacatgcatgctagcgggatcccaaatccaccccctaatctgggacagcggtgtaacagtacaacaacatgtttgtgagcactcaatcCATCCCGAATATGGGACAGTGGTACAACAGTACAGTTATTTAACAACCTGTAAAATCAGTTGCAATTAGATAAACACAAAAGATCGGAACGAGACACACACAAAGCACCGACAtaagagtatttgcaattactggaAATTTGCTCAAAGCTAATACATGTAACAACTAGAACTGAAATAAATCTTTTTCTTCCTGATTGAGTTATCAACCAGTACACAACGCGCGgcaaaggattaaaaaaaaaaacagtctgaGAAACGTCTAGTTTacgttgtatatagatataagaagatgtggtatgagtgccggtgagacaactcttcatccaagttaaaatttgtaaatgtaaaccattataggtcaaagtacggtgttcaacacggagccttggctcaaaccgaacagaaaGCCACAAAGggaccccaaaaatgactagtgtaaaaccatttcaAGTCTtaacctatttaaaaaaaaagtatacaatgtacttgcatatatatctatatacaatggGAGTTTTTGAAAAGTGGCCCGAACGTTGTGACCATCGAAATTTTGCAATAGAAACACTAGTCAGGACCACAAGATTTTGATAAAACAGCCAGTGCAGGACTCGCACGAACGGCAGATTTAGTTAGAGGGGCGATATTCTGaagcgtttttttttaattattggtcaCTCAAGTTTAGAAAGAAAGGGGAGAAAATCCAAATAAATACCGACCAATCacgttgttgcaaatttgaccttaaggcgtcaaagaatttcccatgatgcaattattgcatataaatataaaactattataccaattgaatagaaaatattgcatgcaaatgattttttataccaattgaataaaaaatattgcatttgaatgaaaattataccatttgaatgaaaaatgataccatttgaatgaaaaatgataccatttgaatgaaaaattataccatttgaatggaaaattatacca
This genomic interval carries:
- the LOC143057458 gene encoding uncharacterized protein LOC143057458; amino-acid sequence: MYNVFVEIINHCTQNPCSGRGICHNSLTGFTCTCNAAYTGSRCQTVITTTTTTTTTTATPSQTQPSSCMDDPRVKCSASICSVGALKTYCPMTCKVCTPCSDSKLVNCKITAVCNDTTLKNYCKATCGLCSRQNSSTKTTSWIHIKPTPTPTRWLHVGGK